CCTTAACAAGTAGATCAAACTGGTTCTCAGTAGCTATATGGGAGAGCATTATAAGACAACAAACTTCACAACtgtaataaacagcatgtttcTGGTTAAATTTAATCACCAGCATTAATTTGGCTTATGTGCAAATAAATGCATGAATGTCTTCTTCCTTGAATAAGAGGGACAATAATATCTCTGTTTCTAAGTGTAGCCTGAGAATCAAGATATTCAAGGAGAGTAACTTATAGACAGGAAACTTGTGACTGCTGATGCTTTCAAGTGGATAAGAAATATTCTGTTTGAAGACCACAACAGCTGTACCAGAAAACAATATGGAGGGAAGCAGATCTGTGGATTGATCCAACAGCCAAATTTATTCAAGTTGCAAAGCCATGATAtggtttatttgattttgttttgtaAACTTAGCCAGTAAATCATAGTTTTTGGAATAAATCATGGAATAGCATAGTTGCTTATCTATTTGAGATCCTcctccaataaataaatctaattattttgGTGGGATTAGGATTGgatatgaaataaatataataaaatgtatCGTTTGTAATAATTAATTTTACTCTGCCTATCATAAGAATTTTCCAGCTTTGTGGGCTAATACAGGCAGAGAAGAGTGAGCTGGGACAATCCCCAAGCTTTCCTTATACAAATTTAATCAGATTGTAAAAAATCTCTAACCAAAACCTTCTCCCCCAAAGTTGCTCCCAATTATTTGGGCTGTGATCCTTGTTTTGAGTGTCTCTGGTTTAGCACATGATGTGTTAATTGAGTCTGTGAAAACATTTATGTAACACATCAAGCTAAGTGCAATTAATTTTGTGTACAAATATCTCTGTACCCACCTACCTACTTGTGGGTTAACATGTTGTGTGAAATGAACCTTGGTTGAAACAAAGTTGATCATACAATGCATTAACTTAACCTCCATTTTTGAACAAAGATTTGATAATATTTGTATAATGCTGGAAAATACAATATTGCTGCTTTCTTCAACAGTCAAAGCTGGAGGCATGAGAGTTTCTAAGAAGCTGGAAAATGCACCTGTTGAAAGAAGTTCTAAATTCCCTGGAAAAGAGAAGGCTAGGTATATGACCTGCTCATGTTTTTTCTTATCTTATTTCTGTTGCATAGTAGATGAAGGAGGGCATAACAGAAGGTTTCGTATTGTAAATAGCACTTGAGCAATAAAATGAAGGTTATATGAAACAATTCAGAGAGAAAAACAACATCACATACAGTaaagtccttggtgttctctgagtttAGTTGTTTGCTTACAGATATTTCATTActcaacatcatcagtgcaaatGAGTGAGAGGTTTgctccatgtttaaattcaatggcTTACCTTGCCAATTTTGATGGGGCTGTGGTTTTCTCTTTGATTAGGATATTGTTTTGCACTTGTTCATACTAGCTTCTCTTGTGGGAGGTTGTTACTTTGCTAATAGTACTTGGCTATTACCAAAGCAATAACCCAACCATCCATAAGAGGAGTTGTGTAAGGACATTCTTCAGACAAGTACTAATTCATTGTAGCAATCCAGAATACCAAAGACACCAAAGACTCACAATTCAACTCTAGCTAGATTTATCTTCTTCTATTGGAGGATCAGACATAACCAAGTCTAGGAAATATTGTGTGGATAGCTGCTTATGTTCTAAATTAAGGATCTTTCCAGACTTCAGTTCTTGTTCAATTTGTAGCTGCTCAATCTCTACATCCAGGGACACATGTTTAAACTGCTATATTACCACAATGGCATTTATTTAATTCTAACTTCATCAAGAATATGCACTGAAAACTGCTATCTATTTCATCCTTTAAGTTGCTAGAGTATATGTAACTGTTTCAGGACTTTACAATATTTTGAACTGCATCTTAAACATTACAATGATGGTCTTTTATCACTACTGCCTAAAATCCCACAGCCAGTAAAATACATTTGTTTCTTAGTGTGTGTTTTATTATTAAGAGCATATATGCTACTTATAATAAAATTCAAAAAGCATTCATTCTATTATTTGAAAaacagcatatttatttaaaCCTTAAAGTTTAAATAAAAGCTGAGATGTGCAGTGCttaggggattattattattattttccctgtAACTAATGgcattttctttttacaaaatctcacaaaaataacaattgtattttttttctttaatcttttAATCCTATTCCTGAAATTAGGCTAAACTATTGTCACTGTCTTCCCTTTCTACCAAAGAGCAAGATAGAGTTTGCTCTCTTTAATTATTGCCTTTTATAgtagaaaatgttttaaaatatatttgaaatatgTCACTGTACCTTCTTATTCTGGTTCCACAGCTGCTTAGTAGTCATAATTGAGGGGTGATTATGTTTGTTATCTAAATAAACTGGAAAACCCCAGACGTGTTTGTGTTTATATCCCTAAGACAAGGAGTAAATGAACAATGCCAGAGTTGCCCTTATTCTTTTTAATCCCTAATTAAATAAGAGCCAGTTACTATaccaaagaaaggaagaaaggcagaAATGTATAATTGGTTGTGTCTCACCTATGAGCATAAAATGTGGAGCtgcaaaatatctatctatctccccatCTTCAGCCTGGTTTAAAATTTTCACTGAGGAGTCTTTTCCCAAGTTTATTCAGTGACtcaggcattttttaaaatgaaaatactgccccccctcccccgcaagATCAGCTTTTATCAACAACCTTCTTGTATTACTCACTAACCTTGACAGTTAGGTTAGTTTCCCACAAAGAGTTTCAATGCAAATACTCTAATGAAATTATATAACTTTTTCTTATAAGTTTTACCCAATATAAAAAGTTCCACATTTATGTTGTATGGTTTCCCTCATGATGACTGATTTACACATTAAGTTAAAGTGTAATCATAGTAGGACTAGGGCATGGGAGACATAAGTGTTATTTAAGAAGAATAAAAACTGAATCTATAAGGAGCCAGATGCTCAGTGTCATCTGATTTAATCATATATTTGGGGAAGGGAAATTaattcttaatattaaaaaaacttttcCATTTCTGCTTTGCAGCTGTACACCAGTCATAAAAGTACAGAGCATGAATATCTTGCTGACAGACACCTTTGAGAAAGTAAGTATAAATCAAAAAGCAATACTTCATTCAAGATTTGAATTGATAATGACAATATGCAGAAATAGGTGTATATATTAGTGTACAGTAACACAAATAAaaatgagtacagtggtacctctacttaagaacgcctctacttaagaacttttctagataagaaccgggtgttcaagatttttttgcctcttcttaagaaccattttttacttaagaacccgtgcctggaaaaattttccaggaaatttgacaaTGGCACCAAAGCTTCCTACcattcctcctgggtttctctctctggcgcagtgtatgggaggcagcctgatGCCAGGtctatgggaggcgcatgctcctcctcgccgcctcagagaccctctttttttttaagtcttaaagttttggatttttttgattcccctcacctcacctttttccttcagcagcgagtgtcctcttcttcctcctcctcccacccaaattccaatcttttatttctttcttaatgggtttgcacgcattatttgcttttacattgattcctatggggaaaattgcttcttcttacaaacatttctacttaagaacctggtcacggaacaaattaagttcttaagtagaggtaccactgtataatgataTTTTAATCCCTAGTTAATGGAAATGTCATGAAGTAATTTGCTTGCTTTTtaaattagtttattttatttagtagaagaTCCTCAGCtagcatattttgtatattttataaGTATAGTTATGGAGGAGGACAAAAAAATGAGCAAACTTCCATGGCATGTGAAAAATACAGTCAGTGACCTTTTTTAATGAATTAGATTACAATGGATGGGAGCTTATCAAGGAGAGAACAATATAGAagtgagaaatttcctgatggtgagaataattaatcagtggaacagcttgccttcggatGTTGTGGGTCtacatcactggagatttttaagaagacattggacagccatttgtccagaaagacataccatattttcggagtgtaagacgcactggaatataaaatgcaccttagtttttggacaggataatagggaaaagaatccacttaccaggtattcatctggctagcatccttaatctggacagcttcaacacattattttatcccctggttaagggcttaaaaaaattattctgagagagtaacaatgaaagagcttgcaatccggtaagagctggggacattgttagcacctggttaaaactagaaagaaacttactcagagtaagctagagtaatgaaacaaaccctgcaaaaacttagggtttggaaaacattcttcacagagagaaacaatgaaagagactgcaaggtaagagctgggaagatcgttagcagctagttagggctgaaaaaaaagctacatttagagtataagacgaaccctaattatcagcctcttttagggaggaaaagggtgtgtcttatacaccgaaaaatacggtaggtctcCAGCTTGAgaaggaggttggattagaagacctccaaggtaccttctaactctatttttctcttatttctgagcattttaaaaatatcaattgaTGATAGGAACAGAATAATCTTGGGAGAGGCCAATGTACTtgagggttttgggtttttttttagtaaataACAGATTTGTCATTGTTAGATGACATGTTAAATATTTATAAGATATGCAATCAGGATATTGGATCTAACTGGGTGACCCTGTTATCAACTCTTACTATTGTGGATGGTCATTGTACTTACTTTGTATATATGTACACTGTGCATAGAAGCTGTCCTCTAACTAGGAAGTATATTCTAGGGAACCTTAAGGCCTTCTAATAGGGGTATGGAGATGAGGAATTTATAGAACAATGATCACTATAAAAGATGCAGTAATTTTCAAAAGGAGATCTAGTGGACTGAGAAAAGATCAATCTGATAGGGAGAATGGAAATATATTGAAGATTAGTGGAAATGTGGTTGGAAGGTAAGAAACGGGTGAGCTGGTAGAAGGCATGGAGGcaaatttattttgtttctattGAATTGCATTTCAGTTATTTTTGTTAGCAGaaagtttatttttgtttatttttaattaagaacAAAAATGTATatcaaattgtgtttttaaaatattgaccTGTATATTTACATGCTTGTTAAAGGAGTTAGGTTTGAACGAGTTGTGTTTACAGTTGCCAAACAATACTTGAAGAGCACTGGCTGCTCTATCCTATCCTTCACTTGAGTCATCTGTTCTCAAGGTTAAATGTTCCATTTCCCTCAGTCTAATCTTATTTTACAAATTCCAGTCATTCTTGTTTCCTTTCACTGTGCATATGCCAGTTTCTCTGAACCTTTCTTAAAAGGTAATATCCACAACTGGACCTAGCATTTGAGGAAGATCTGACCAATGCAGAATAAAGTGGAAATATATTTGTAAGAGCTATAGTAGAAAAATACTGTTCTCCACAACTAATGGTCTGAAGTGTAGGTGTCTCTTTTCCATTAATTATAaacctttttgtttttattctatattttatcttgtgTGCCATTCAGACTACAGATGAaggcagattttttaaaagggaggaagggggaagaaggCAGAACGATGTCTCAATTCAGGAATGTGAAGGCAGGATTATATCAGTTGTTTCTCTGTCATCCGCTCCCACATTTTTGACAATGTAGTAAGGGGATAGAGAAAAACTAAAACAACAACTCTAGATTGCTAATCTTTTTTTGGCCTTGTTATTGAGCTTTAATTTAGGATAGTGAATGGAAGCAGGGATCATATCAAAGAATCTGAAAAGAAGAACGTTAAGGGAAAGATAAGATTTCAGCCCTACTTTCTTGTTATTTTGCTACATCCTTCCCTTGTTTCCCTATGGATTTTACCCCACTACTTGCTGACTAGAGGAAGCGGTGCTCATTTCCACTTCAAGGCCATCAGAAGCCATTTCCAGAGTCCTATGGCCAGCATGACATTGCAGAGCGCTATTACTTTCCCAgtgaaatggtacctatttatctacttgcttttgaactgctaggctgGGAGGAGCTGAGGCAAGGACGGGAGCTCACTGTGATGCATGCTCTCCTCTCAAATCTGGCCTACTGGCTTTCCAGCCAACAAGCCCAACATCTTAACTGCTGAACCACTGTGCCGTCCCCTCCTTCTTATAATACAAATTAACTAAATATTTCCAGGAGGATTATTTTGTTTGTTCCTTCTAatttggtatttttttaaattaaagtttgtttatttatttattatttgtatttatatgccactcactccagaAAGGACTCAGGCTAACACAACGAGaataaaaatatagcaataaaatgaacaatacaataaaaacaataatatcctcAAAAAAAATTTCCATATATACATTGCAGTCAATTCTAATTCCAGgcttgccggaaaagccaggtcttaaatgGCTTACTGGAAGACCTGTAGGGTTGAGATAATGCGGatttctgggggcagttgattccaaagtgttggagccgccacagagaaggctcttccccgaggccccgccaactgacattgtttggcggatgggacctggagaaggccgactctttgggaccttaCTGGCCGCAGTGAGGTATGGGGgaggaggtggtcccgtaaatagtctggccccgaGCCATTTACGACTTTAAAGGTAAAAACCAGTGTTATTTAATGGTAATACCCAGCATTATTTAGTTctaatttatttaaaagtttGCCACTTCATTCTTCTCATATGCCTGTTTTCTTTTCATCTTTAAATCTAGCTTACATCTTATTAAGTTGATCAGGAACACTCTGAATATTTTGAAACTGAGCCATCAGTTTGATACATAACTAATAAGGAAGGTCTTTTGTCAGGTTGGATTTGAATGTGGATGATTTGTAAGCAGCAattaaaattgtttcttcttctttttaactcCTGCAGTTGAGGCATACATTCCCAGCCAACGCAATGCCAGGAGCATATGAGAAGCCACGACCTACTCTGGAAAAAATTGTATTGCCCAAACGAGTGTGCATTATTCAGCAGCCACGGAAATGTTAAATGTGTAGaataaaatattcatatatttgACAGACTTGCACTTAATAAAAACACCACTTAGCTAGGCAAGCAGTAAATAGACCAAATCACTCAGGCATTTTTTTTTTGTCGCAATAAAAACTCTGTATATTCCATGGCTGTTGTATTTTCTTGAAATGATGAaggttttcatttttgtttttccatAGCTTCTTAGTGACCACAAACCCTTATTTTACAATTTTTACCATGTTATTATAGCAAGTACAGCTTGGAATAGAGAAGCACATTTCTGTAACTATATCTGCTAGAGTGGTAGAAATGTTCTAGCCTCATTatgtgtccttttaaaaaaaaaccgaaGTCATTGAGAATGTGGATAGAGAAAATAGATGACAGAACATTCATAACTTCTGTATTTAAACTTAGATACCAATCGTTGTTAATATGCTAGTTGTTTCCTGATAATGGTACAGATGCACTGAGGATAAGAAGGATAAATAGGGACACTTTTAGGATACTATTAGGTTGATTTGGAGAGAAAGTTATTAGTTGCTATAATGATGAGTCCATTACCAGCACATGAAAAATTAATCCTTTGcacacaaaataaataatttgacttGCTCCTTAGAATCTAGGCTTAGTTTGTATTAATAGCATAGGCTACATCAAGGAACATGCATCTTTAATGGCCATGATTTCTATTCCAAAGAGTTTAGGGTCATAAAAGTTATATTCTGGGGCAACCAGCAACAGTGCCATAAAATAACAgccaaaaaaaaatagtttgtagAAAAATAGGTGAcaccaaataaaatatttaagttcTGCTGTTTAGATACctctgaatgttcttcattcTCCAATATTATTAACCCACAACCCTGCGAGGCTGAGGGTTTtatgcagtggtgggttgtaaattattttgccaccagtttgcCCTCGCATACACGGGACACTTCCACACATCCACAGAATGTGGGCAGGTGGACGGGGCCTCCCGCCGCCaacgctactggttctaagaaccggtctgaattgggagcaacccaccgctggtttcATGCCTGAGTGAGAATTCAAATATAATCCAACAAGAATAAGCAATAATTCCTAATTGAGTAGGAAGTTAGCTTAAATGTAAGTGAAACTATCTTAAAAGTGGTCTTTGCCTGCTGATGGATAAGTAGCAGAGACGGAGCTAACCTACTTTCCCTTTGTACAAAATCCTACCCTCTTATGACTCAAGGCCTTTTGGATATATGTGTGACAATATTTGTTTGAAAAGGCAGAAAACACATTAGCAAGATATAAACAGCAAACAGCAGAATAACACACAGTAAGAAACATTGAAAGAGGTGAGAAAACCTACACAATTGAGACTGGATATAAATATATAGCTACTTTTAAAGAAAACTATAAACTTTATACATTTCTGCCCAGAAAGATATTCCTGCTAATAAAGGAGAAAATttatgtagctcagggttgacatgagaggtccttggtgctctcggcTCGGAGTTTGGTGGTTTACTTGCAGATTAGCAATAGTGCTGATGATGCTAACTAGTTTGGATAACAAAATGTCTGcagaaaacaagctcagagagcaccaaagacattTGTTCATATGTAAGTAACACATATGTAATTAACacattgaaaatatttttgaataaaacatatttaattataatatGACTCAAAACACTAcaaattatctttttcttttatatacactgagagcatatgcaccaaaacaaattccctgtgtgtccaatcacacttggccaataaagaattctatctatctatctatctatctatctatctatctatctatctatctatctatctatctatctatctatcattattttAATTCTCTCAAACAGTACTAATTCAAATTCATCTTGTAAAAATGGATCAGCAGGTTTCAATAGTATCCTCATAAATTTTCAAAAATTTGTTGcatttgttgattttttaaaaataaaatgtatcttCCAAAATTGGCTTCTATGTCATTATATCAGCCATTGAGATGCCTTTTTTTTCCAAATGGAATATTAGAAGTTAAGTAGAACGAACATTAAGATCTCAAGACTGGTGCTTAGGAAAGGCTTAAATGCCTACAACATATAAGTTTTAATAGCTCACtgacttttttcttttaaggATTTGGAACAGGTTACTTTAGATTTGAAAGGAacagattgtgggggtaatatgctggctctgttaaaaagtgctatttctaacatgttgtaagctgccctgaatctaaggagaagggcagcataaaaatcaaatatgtgaatgaatgaatgaatgaatgaatgaatacatacatacatacatacatacatacatacatacatacatacatacatacatacatacatacagcacAGAAGTGGAGCCCTGACTTCCTGTCAGATTCTGGTGATCCgcgaaaagaaagcaaaagataaAATCCTGGTATACAATTGTTTATCTTCATCACAAATAATTCCGGCACGAACTGCCAATCACCATGTGAAAATAAAGTCAGGGCTAAGCACCCAATGCCCACCTCCACCGTTTAAACCTCTCCCCAGCCCTGCCCAGCAACCCATATGGGCACTCCACTTTCACCTGGAAACCATCAGTGCTCCCAAGGCTTGGCTGCTTCACAGCTGTTCTGGGCTAGAGATAGCAGCGCTTTACACAGCTCAGCAGATCCAGCACACACGTCTCAGCTGTTTGGGGCAGATTCAGCCAGGGCCCATTGGTCTAGTTGGTATGGCACTTGATGGCTGTGCGCATGGCTGCATGGCACTCTGTCCCCCATTGGAATGGCAGGCCCGAGCCGTCAGGCACACCAGGGCTGGCATCTACATTATAGTCATatgaactattatttatttaatttatttatttaattggatttatctgcCGCCCAATTCCAACAGGACTCTCGGCGGCTTATAGTCATGAgaataaataccaacaatatatatatatactgtatatataaaacaataaatacaaaaccagtataaaatacattttaacccTAAAAAAGATACATTCTCTCACTCACTAGATGGTATTTCATATTCAGAAAGTCATCTAGAGCCTGAAATATTACTGTATTTAGATGTTT
This genomic window from Erythrolamprus reginae isolate rEryReg1 chromosome 1, rEryReg1.hap1, whole genome shotgun sequence contains:
- the DAPL1 gene encoding death-associated protein-like 1 isoform X1, encoding MANPESPPSPSPVKAGHLPAVKAGGMRVSKKLENAPVERSSKFPGKEKASCTPVIKVQSMNILLTDTFEKRKRCSFPLQGHQKPFPESYGQHDIAERYYFPSEMLRHTFPANAMPGAYEKPRPTLEKIVLPKRVCIIQQPRKC
- the DAPL1 gene encoding death-associated protein-like 1 isoform X2, with the translated sequence MANPESPPSPSPVKAGHLPAVKAGGMRVSKKLENAPVERSSKFPGKEKASCTPVIKVQSMNILLTDTFEKLRHTFPANAMPGAYEKPRPTLEKIVLPKRVCIIQQPRKC